One Apostichopus japonicus isolate 1M-3 chromosome 7, ASM3797524v1, whole genome shotgun sequence genomic region harbors:
- the LOC139969642 gene encoding N-acyl-phosphatidylethanolamine-hydrolyzing phospholipase D-like yields the protein MNTCCERKMSSEDDENTSLMQDQNLVQFRTGWLCYKNPEKWKFSLFNVFHICTNIYPYLKYFLFHKASEPNSEELKEHLPESARESLEWLRNPPEKGIRVLWIGHASLLVRIDGINILTDPVFYDCGPRICGFRIFNYKRFRPPAVTVKDLKDENIQIHAVVISHDHFDHLDEQSVSELVAYKADIQWYVPKNMSQWFKDRNCTNVTELGWWEERTTTGNLTVACTPAKHWCGRNLRYYYCRHLWCSWYIVGPRGSKFFFAGDTGYAQGLYPSIKNKYGSPDLAAIPIGACKPRPVMQAQHINPEEALIVHRELDAKNSIAIHWGMFALSNEKINEPIEDLKKAKREECDETFFTMKHGEVKWFETNEADESS from the exons ATGAATACGTGTTGTGAAAG AAAGATGAGTTCTGAAGATGATGAGAACACATCTCTGATGCAAGATCAGAACTTGGTGCAGTTCAGAACTGGTTGGCTTTGCTACAAGAATCCTGAAAAATGGAAGTTCTCTCTGTTCAACGTTTTTCATATTTGCACAAATATCTACCCCTACTTGAAATACTTCTTATTCCACAAAGCAAGCGAGCCAAATTCAGAG GAGTTGAAGGAACACTTACCAGAGTCAGCCAGGGAATCGTTGGAATGGTTGCGGAATCCTCCTGAAAAGGGGATTCGGGTACTATGGATTGGACATGCGTCACTATTGGTTCGAATTGATGGTATCAATATCCTCACGGATCCGGTCTTTTATGACTGTGGTCCGAGGATCTGTGGGTTTCGTATCTTCAACTACAAGAGGTTCCGACCACCCGCTGTAACTGTGAAAGACTTGAAAGACGAAAACATACAGATTCATGCAGTTGTGATAAGCCATGATCACTTTGATCACCTGGATGAGCAAAGCGTCTCAGAGTTAGTTGCTTACAAAGCGGACATCCAATGGTATGTACCAAAGAATATGTCTCAATGGTTTAAAGACAGGAACTGTACCAATGTGACCGAGTTAGGCTGGTGGGAAGAGAGGACGACAACAGGAAACCTAACCGTTGCATGCACACCAGCGAAACACTGGTGTGGGAGAAATCTGCGTTATTATTACTGCAGACACCTCTGGTGTTCGTGGTACATTGTAGGCCCTAGAGGCTCAAAGTTCTTCTTTGCAGGGGATACTGGGTATGCTCAAGGACTCTACCCCTCAATTAAGAATAAGTATGGGTCACCAGACCTTGCAGCTATCCCGATTGGTGCATGCAAGCCAAG ACCAGTCATGCAGGCACAACATATTAACCCTGAAGAAGCACTGATTGTCCACAGGGAGCTAGATGCGAAGAACTCAATTGCAATTCACTGGGGAATGTTTGCATTGAGCAATGAG AAAATAAATGAACCCATTGAAGATTTAAAGAAGGCTAAAAGGGAAGAATGTGACGAAACATTTTTCACAATGAAGCATGGTGAGGTAAAGTGGTTTGAAACGAACGAAGCAGATGAAAGCAGTTAG